The window CGATGCATCAGCTGAGCTGCAGTAATCGACCGGGCGCGCTCCTTTCCCTTGGCAAACACGAGGTAAGAGTCCTTGGCTTAAATCTCAGTGAAATACTTAGAGCTAACACGTTTTGCATCGTGGCTGGGGTTGGGTTGGAGACGTGCAAATGGTTGGTTACCGTGGCTCAGGTGATGTGCAGCAATACATGGTGTTGTGGTCATGGATTGCGTGTCGAAGCCTCTGCTCACGAGTCCCGTTTACCCCAGTGAAATAACTGTGTTTTCTGTGAGAGGACAGGCAAAAacaaggcagggctgtgctggggtttCCTGCTGGCCTGAGGGCTCACAGAGCCTGTCCATCTGCTGTTTCAGAAAAAGGGAGTGAAGCGGAAAGCGGACACGACCACCCCCACCACCTCTGCCATCACTGCCAGCCGGAGCGAGTCCCCCACGCCCCTCTCGGACCCCAAACAGGCCAAAATCATCGCGCGGCGGGAGAGCGGCGGCCGGCCCATCAAACCACCAAAGAAAGACCTGGAAGACGGAGAGGTCCCCCAGCACGCAGGGAAGAAGGGCAAACTCTCTGAGCACCTCAAGTACTGTGACAGCATCCTCAAGGAGATGCTCTCCAAGAAACACGCAGCCTATGCGTGGCCCTTTTACAAGCCCGTTGATGCAGAGGCCTTGGAATTACATGACTATCATGATATTATCAAACACCCCATGGATCTCAGTACTGTGAAAGTACGTCCTCCTTTACCACCTCTTTTGCAGGGTGTCACAGCCCTCTGGTTGCAGAGGACTGGCTCCttctgggggagggggaagggacgAGGGTGGAAACTGAACTTGTTTGGATATCAGCtggatatttttatattttgtttccttcccttctcctttttttttttttcccccataaccCGGGGCAGCTTTTTGTTTCTGCCTTGCAAAGCAGATGATGTATGCAAAACAAAGTAAGATGGCATCTTCTCCTCTTTGTGGATAGTCCAGCCATTTAACTGGTGTCCTTGGGATTGTGTTGCACTCTGAGAAGAAGAGGTGCTATATTTCATAGGATTCAATTGATAGTATCCCATTTCCAGAAACTGTTGCCTACCTACTTGTTGGCATGATATGTGGTCCAGATAGGCTTACACTGAGCAATTCCAGCCAGGGTGTGATGATCTGGTACTCGGGGAGGAATAACATGAGGGTTGCAGGGTTCATGGCTATTTAAGAGTTTAGCTTAGTATGGTTCTATATTCAAAGTATTCTTCCCAGTAGACTGGGAGATTTTCTGAATCCCTTCTGCATATTCATGTAGCAAAGCCATATCTTTCTAGTTCCCATCTTCTGCTTGTGAGCCAGCCATTGGAATCTATGTTGGTGGAGGTGAGACTTCCATGTGCAGGAGGTTAAAGTGTTTCTGCTGGCTTTCACTAGTGTGCCAGAAGGGTTTTGCTGCCAGTGAGACAATGCCTGGGATTGTCTTAAGTGCCCAGGTGACAGGAGAGCAACTGTGTTCATGATTCCTTTTGTGTTCCTTGGTAAATCCTAGGTAGTATCTGGAACCAGTGTGTCGTGCTCAGATGTGCCCTGCCATTCAGCCATGATGCTGCAGGGGTTCTTGCTACAGCTTGACTTCCTAGGGATGCTGTGGGTCTCCAGAGATATCTGCAGCCTGGTAGATCGAGTCCCTGGGTGAATGCAGTAAGATTAGAGATGAAGAGAGTGAAATCCTGACTCTCTCAAGGCTGCTATTTCCATGTGTGCCTAGGTGACTTCTGTGCTGTATTCTGCAAAATGTAGGTGCAAAGCTGTCATTTCTTGGTGACTTCTTCACACTTAAATCTCTTCATAGTCCTGActtcattcttttaaaatagtgCAGCTCTGTCCTTTCTCTGTAAGTGCAGGTGATAGTCTCCCTCTGTGCCTGACTAGTGTAGGGCAGAAAGCTGGAGACAGGTTAATGACAGACCCAGTGGAGTCTTTTATGCCTAAAGACTCTGGGTTTGTCTTTTCACATGGTAGTATTTCTCTTAATAAACTTGTTTGAAGTGCTGTCTGGTATTGTTTTTTTATGGAGTGTTTTATTATCATTGCTCTTGGCCTGTAGATCACAGTGTGACTTCTCTGAGATGCAGTCCATAATATGTTAACTGTGTGGAACAGAAAGCTGCCATTTACAGGCAGTGTAATTTTCCAGTGTCAGGGACTTTGTCCGTGGCTCTGAAAGGTTTTAGATTTAATTCTGCACAAGTGACAATGGCTGTGATAAAGCAGCACAACTAACGGCCTTCAGACTAATCTGGAAGGAATTATGTGAGAAACTAAAACACAAGCATTGCTGCAGCTATAATATGTCTTGTCACTTCGGTTCTCTGGTCatgtgaggtttggttttcctcAGAGGATATCCTTCATGTCCAGGAGCActtttttcccaggctgtgcatGCAGCAGAGGTGAATTCAGGAGGGTTTGgaggctgttttctctgtgtgtggtGGAGGAGGCAGCTTGGCTGTCGTGACTGTGCCGGTGGCAGGTGAGATGGAGAGGCTGTAGCTGAGCTTGTtgcagccaggagcagagggatgtgCTGGAATGGTGTGCTGGAGCTAGGACAGAGTGAGAACAGCTGAAGGGACAGGATCCATGAGCTCATCTCCACCTCAATTCTTTGATGGCCAtcacagagagggaaagagcAGAACTGCTTGAAGTAGTGACCTGCTGCTGggtcacagcagcagcaatgtgGATGTCTCTGCCTTTGGTTTACTCAGTGGTGAACAAGCAACAGTCCTTGCTGTGCAAGAGGATTTATAGTTGTAGTAAAGCACTACCTCCAGGGATCTAACTGTGCTCATGGGTTAATTTTCCTGCAGTGAGTTGCTGTAGTTTCAGAACAGACAAGTTCAGGGTCTTGAAAGCGAGGAGACATTCTTTGCACACTCTGGGCAGGACAAGGCTTACCTTAGAGCAAGAGACACATTAGAAAGTAAATAAACATTGAAAAAAGTTTATGAACATTAACAAGTATTGAACAATTGATTGTTGAGGGAAAAATGAGATTGCTGAGCTGGCCTGCCTGTACCTCTGCCAGTCCTGCTTGTCTGTGACTCCTGATTTGCAATTGTAAATgtaatcacttttttttttaagcagctgGATATCTCAAAGTGTATTTGTAACCAAAGATATTCCAGCCCACCAATTTGAAGTGCCTTTATTACTTTTGTTAAGATAATTATTCtttacaagaaaacaaaacaaaaatccacagATTAAAAGTGTTGGGCTAGAAAAGTGTTGAGTTTGGATGAAAAGCAGAGCCTCAGACACTGGAATGTATTTCATAGGCAGTAATCAGGCACTGAATATGccaaacaaatataaaaaggCCTTTCTTACAGtaagatgtattttaaaataaacaagccCTTTTGCTTGAGCATATGTTTTGCTTTGGAATTGGCCCGAGACGCTTTTCATGCGGGAGCACCACAAACCTATTTCCCTTTCTGCCTTTGTGCTGTGGCTCCCAGGCTGTCTCCTGGTTTATTCACCAAGAGAATGAGTTCTCCTGACAAAAGTTTGACAGATGTCTGGcaggggcagcacagcagggagcaAGGCTGCAGGAGTGTCACCACCCTGGAGCAGGTCTCTCTGAATCTGCTTCCCTGGAGGTGAAATTCTGCCCTATTCCCAGCAGAAACAGTTCTGGGAGCCATTGCAGTGTTTCCAGAGAGTTACAAGGTCTCTCATGTAGATGTGAAATTTCTGTAGCTTTCATTGAACAAATGGAAATTTTGCTTGTGTTTGGGGTGGATGACAGACCCTGAACATCCCAGATTTCTGCTGGGATGGGGAATGTCTGTCTGCACCCTGTCTGCCAGTCAGCCCCTTCCCTTCACTGGGGATACAGGTGCACAGGATATACAAAAGGGAGGCCTGTATGCACTTGGCAAATAGAGAATTTCTTTAAACCCAGgtcttttaaatgcaaatgaaatctAGTGTtagtttctctttcctttcagcAGGAGTAATTGGAGCTAAGGTTTTATACATAGTAGTAATATATGCATAAAATCAATTAAGTGCTAGGAATGCTATAAACTGTTCTCTAAACCCATGCCATTCAGTCCCAAACAGCAAGAGAAATGGACAGAAATGAGAGCTGAGAAATAAGAGAAAGGAACAAGGTGCAAATATTTAGCTCCTGATACTTATTCTCACTACACTAGGAAGTAACATTATGAACAGGTTTGTAAAGGGGGAATTCTGTATCAATTGGGCTTTTAAATCAGAAATAGGTGGTGTAGTTTAACTGTAAATACCTATTTTGCTGTAGGAATTGCCAAGCAATCTTCCTGCCTGTGTTAGCAGGAAGTCAGAGCCAGATTTTCATCATCTTTTCTGCCCTTTCAGATTTACAGGGCAAATATACCCAAGCAGCACACAGAAATACACACTGAAGGTACTCCTGTAATTGTAACTTGCTCATTGACTCTTGCCCTTTATATCCATTATCTTTGTTTGTATTAGTTCCAGCAAACCCTTTTTCTAAATGTTTCCTATTAGAATGTGGACCCTGACAGATTTATATTTTACTACTTAGAAAACAACCCAAATTTAGAATCTTAGTGTTTAAACTGTTATGGAGCATTATCAACTTCTTTTGGTTGCCtggtgtttgtttgcttgttttataaagcagaaaCTCAATGTTATTTAGGAACCAATAACCCAAATCAAACTACCTTTCTCTTAGACAAATGGGACTTTTCAGGCTGCTCTGTCTCCAAGATGCACGTTGTCCTCCCCGCAGTTGCTACAAATGCCTTTTGCTCAtggcttttttctcccctttttccctttggcttgtttgtttgcagaagaaaatggaCAGTCGGGAATACCAGGATGCACAAGGTTTCGCAGCAGATATTCGGTTAATGTTCTCTAATTGTTACAAGTACAATCCTCCAGACCACGAAGTGGTAGCCATGGCCAGGAAGCTCCAGGTAAAGGTGTTGGCAAATGTGTCTTCCAGAGTTACCTTTAGTTCAGCTACAAGGTGTCAGTTCAGAGGTCCAGGTGTGGATCTGCTCTTGGCACCAGCCAAGGAGAGCCGGTGATttctccagcccttggaaagAGCCTTGTGCTCTCCTGCAGAGTTGTGCTCTTCCCCATGGCGTGGCCTAATGCCACGTTCCCACTCCTAAAAAATTATAATCCTTGCTGTCAAAGTAATGGGAGAATTTTCTTGGCCTTACAGATGGCCATACATCTTCTGTATATTATTATTTACTTGTACAGGACCTTGTGTAGTGCAATAAGACCCTGACCCTGATGTGTTTAAAAGGCCCGAGCGAGCTGTTTGTGGCCGAGGCTCCTTTAGTCACCAGTTTTCCTCCTTTCCGTAGGATGTCTTTGAGATGAGGTTTGCAAAAATGCCCGACGAGCCTGCAGAGGCCCCCCCTCCACCTCCACCAACAGCACCAGTGGTGAGCAAAAGCACAGAGAGCAGTCACAGCAGCGAGGAGAGCTCCTCTGACTCGGACAGCTCCGACTCGGAGGAAGAGCGAGCGACTCGGCTGGcggagctccaggagcaggtaCTGCAACAGCTCAGCTGTGTCAGTGCAGCAGAAAGGgcacagcaggaggaaggggtttattttgttcttaaaaatcCCATCTAGGCTGGGATGCAGGAAAACactctccccttctcccagctAAAGGGGGAAAACACTCAGCTGCGCAATAAGTGAGTGTTTGATGTAATGGTAATTTTGTCTCAGTGCTGATGCTCTGCGCTTCCTTCTGGGATCCCAGAGTATATCACTGACTTTGGGATATACTTACACCTTGGGATGTAGAAGAAGGGTAGTGGAGGCATCAACTATCCTGCCTTGAAGGCTGATCAGTTTTTCCCCGTTCTCCCCCAGCTGAAGGCCGTCCACGAGCAGTTGGCTGCACTGTCACAAGCGCCAGTgaacaaaccaaagaaaaaaaaagagaagaaggaaaaagagaagaaaaagaaagataaagagaaggaaaaagaaaagcacaaagtaAAAACCGAGGAGGAGAAGAAACCCAAGGTGGCTCAgccaccaaaacaaacccaacagaAGAAAGCCCCAGCTAAGAAAGCAAACAGCACAACCACAGCAAACAGGTGAGAGCCTGCCTTCTGCAAGGTGCCTCGAGGGGAGAGCCAAGAGCTTCCAGCCTTGTTCTTAATTAATTCCTGGGGAAGCTCAGTTGTCAGAGCAGTTAATTTGCTGTTGAAtagtgtccccattcccagacAACTCCAGGGAGTCTTTAAGTTAGAGCTGGCAGTGGAACTATTATGTCTTCACTGCCCAACCCTTAGAATCCCTGCCTGATCGCTCTCAGAtaaggttttgggttttgccTTTTGTGCGGCCACCAAGAACGTGCCACTTCATTGCTGCCCCCCTGCTGCCACTGGGGCTTGTTGTCACGCTTCACAGGGCTAAAATATAATAGGAATAAAACAGCTGATCTCAGATGGCTGAACTTTTTCAGCAGTTGCGGTGCTGTTCGAGCCGTCTGACAAGAGGTTCAAAGCCAAGGGCATTGGGATGTCTGTTACAAGggagttagaaaaaaaaaaaaggattcattGCTTCTATGTACCCATGGATATTTTCATGCTTGacaacctccccaggcagcccaaGAAAGGAGGCAAACAGGCATCTGCAACCTACGACTcggatgaggaggaggaaggtctGCCCATGACCTATGATGAGAAACGACAGCTCAGCCTGGACATCAACCGCCTGCCTGGGGAGAAGCTCGGCAGGGTGGTGCACATCATCCAGTCACGGGAACCTTCCCTCAGAGACTCCAATCCCGATGAGATAGAAATAGATTTTGAAACGTTGAAGCCCACAACTTTACGAGAACTGGAGAGATACGTGAAATCTTGtttacagaaaaaacaaaggaagcCGTTTTGTAAGTTACCTCCCGGGGGCACGTGTTCCCCCCACCAGCTCTTGGGCTCAGCTTTGGAGTCAGGGCATGTGTGTTGAGATTCTCTTATCCAGCTGTTGGGTATGTGACGACAGGGATTTTTTTAGAGATCCTTTTCTCCCAAGAAAATGTACAGaaactttctattttttttttctgttctttcttcccATGATGTCGTGCTGCAGAGACCTGGAGAGCTATTGTGTTCCTCTGCAAGACGTGTGTGATGCCTTTATTACTTATCCAGGCTCTGGAAGGCACTGTAAAGGTTTCAGTCTCATTGTGTTAGGTGTTATGTGTACACATCTGGAAGGATCAGTTTCTTATCCTGAATAGTTCAGCATCTaattagaaaggaaataaaaagcatgGTTGGGATCCAAACCACCAAGGGAATAAATAACTTGTACAAAGTTACCTGGGCAACATGTGGATTCTGGGTGTAAGTGTCTGAGTTGTATATTCAGCCCAAAACTGTTCTTCCTATGTGGCCTGATCACCAGATTGCCCTCAGTGTCTCAGCTCAGAGGGTTAGTGTTCATGTGCCACTGAGTGTGTGGTTCAGTGAGGGACAGACTTGTCTCTGTGCCTTTTCCACAAGGTGAATTGTCACAGCCCCTTGAGGGTTTAGCTCCGGCTAAACAGCAATAGGATCACTTCCTGAAGTGGTCCTGGCTAAGAGGGAATTGTGCTGTTAAGGCCGTGACACAAAAGCCACTCCCCACTcttgcagagcagctccatTTCTTCCCCACAGGATTTTCACACGGGCCGAAGCAAACTGCAGACTTTGacccttcttttttctttttttaatacgctgctttaatttgttttttcccccgAATCCTTCACTATTGGAAGAGCTCAGGATAGGATTTTCCAGAGTGGTTAGGAACGAAAAGCATCCTTAATTTTGGAACCAAAACATAAAGTAACACAGATAACCTCAGGTGTCCAACCTGTGAGCCTGACATGCCTGACCCCAGCTGGACTATTGAGATGAGTGTTCAGGGGTGCACCCTCTTAGGACTGTGTTTTccagatttctttctttataaatCATTGCTTAAAAGCAGTGCACAGAAACGTAGGTATTTCCTTGCTGGATCAGGCAAAATATCTGGCCCCGGTGTTTCTGATCCTGGCCAACACCTGCGTTCAATTACTCCTTCTTTTGGAGGAATATTTCCTCTGCAGTATTGCTGGTACTTCTCACCATTTCCATCCTGGTGCAGCTACATTCCTGTTGTCTGCCAGCCTTTGCCTCAGTTGGTTTTTAATTTgtccttgtttgttttgttttatatttagaGCAACATAAACCACAGTAGATTCTTGCATGAGGTACCGGAAGTTTGACTGGCAGATGCTTTTCTCCTGACAACCTTTAATGGGACACTTTATTTTACAGGGCAGAAAACCCATGTAACAATTCTGTAATTACAAATGTGTAATTATTGACCATATAACTGGCTGGTAAGTAACCTGTAATGACAAGGTCATTACATGGATATTTCTGTCTTCTAAAATACTTTCCAGAAGatctctcttaaaaaaaaaatgcatgtttaGAGGATGGTGGTGATTGGATGAGTCGGACAACTTCACGTGTTGTCTTCTATCTGGGATGTGTAGTTGCTGTGTGATCACTTGATCTTAGCAGTGTCACTGTAGAGTGTTCACACAGATTTACATGCCCTGTAAAATAGTGATGTCCACTCTTTTCCCCTGCATCCATGCAGCTTCAGAAACTGTGtgttcctcctccccagctgcaggtgGAAAAAAGCAAGCAGCGAAGTCAAAAGAAGAGTTAgctcaggaaaagaagaaagaactaGAAAAAAGGTTACAGGACGTCAGTGGGCAGctaaacaacaacaagaaaCCTGCAAAGAAAGGTAATGGCCTTGGTTTTACTGTAAAAACAGAGCCCCAAAAGTTGTTTGTGTAGACAGACTCCACAGAAGGCAAAGACAAAACCTCTGCCTTCCTGTAGCCTTGGGTTTGTCTCTGTGACAGGTACCCCAGTTGTTACTGCTGGGCACTGAGCTCCTGTGTGGGGTCTGCTTTGGTCCCTGTCCAGGTGGAAATTCTGGGTGGTAAATGAGAGGTGTCTCGGAGGCAATTTCTCCTTCAGAGGGAGGAGGATCTCCTCTGTATTAGCCTGTGCATACAGACCAGTACCACAGAGCATCTAACACGTGACTTTTCTCCATtgtgggattaaaaaaaagcccGAGCCCCACGTAGTTCAGTTGTGGAAGATGCTACAAAAAGTTCCTCCAGTGCAAACGAAGCTGTTTCCAGCTTTGCACAGGTCAGGAGGGGGTTTTTCCTGTGCTCAGAGTTGCACTGAagcaggcacagctccaggtgCTCTGCTCTCTCTCACCTGAACCTGTAGGGCTGTGGGGACATTGCCCTCCTGTAGAGCTCCTGTGGATCCCAAACTTCCATGGTCACCTGCAGCCTGAGGAACCCTGTCATCCACTGACAGGACAGGCTTGTGGCAGCAAGCAGAGGCTGCTGTTAAGtaagctgcccagggaaaatTGGGAACAAAGCCTTGGAGGATGAAGGCTGTGGGCAAACCTTCTCTATTTCAGTTCCTTGCGAGTAACCACATCGCCCCCTTCTTCCCCGCAGAGAAATCCGGCTCCACTCCCTCTGGAGGCCCCTCCcggctcagc is drawn from Pseudopipra pipra isolate bDixPip1 chromosome 20, bDixPip1.hap1, whole genome shotgun sequence and contains these coding sequences:
- the BRD3 gene encoding bromodomain-containing protein 3, translated to MSTVTSAIQAPQGPVNPPPPEVTNPNKPGRKTNQLQYMQNVVVKTLWKHQFAWPFYQPVDAIKLNLPDYHKIIKNPMDMGTIKKRLEHNYYWSASECMQDFNTMFTNCYIYNKPTDDIVLMAQALEKIFLQKVAQMPQEEVELLPPIPKGKGRKPSAGTQSAGAQQAVAVSSVSPPAPFQNVPPAVSQTPVIAATPVPTITSNVPPVTAPPAAAPPPPAAPIMPVVPPTPPVVKKKGVKRKADTTTPTTSAITASRSESPTPLSDPKQAKIIARRESGGRPIKPPKKDLEDGEVPQHAGKKGKLSEHLKYCDSILKEMLSKKHAAYAWPFYKPVDAEALELHDYHDIIKHPMDLSTVKKKMDSREYQDAQGFAADIRLMFSNCYKYNPPDHEVVAMARKLQDVFEMRFAKMPDEPAEAPPPPPPTAPVVSKSTESSHSSEESSSDSDSSDSEEERATRLAELQEQLKAVHEQLAALSQAPVNKPKKKKEKKEKEKKKKDKEKEKEKHKVKTEEEKKPKVAQPPKQTQQKKAPAKKANSTTTANRQPKKGGKQASATYDSDEEEEGLPMTYDEKRQLSLDINRLPGEKLGRVVHIIQSREPSLRDSNPDEIEIDFETLKPTTLRELERYVKSCLQKKQRKPFSAGGKKQAAKSKEELAQEKKKELEKRLQDVSGQLNNNKKPAKKEKSGSTPSGGPSRLSSSSSSESGSSSSSGSSSDSSDSE